In Apium graveolens cultivar Ventura chromosome 10, ASM990537v1, whole genome shotgun sequence, the following are encoded in one genomic region:
- the LOC141692776 gene encoding phosphatidylinositol 4-phosphate 5-kinase 4-like, protein MKAWEATVRKTQAAAKKRANNFFGTAHVPHASDDESERHEENVIENQSIGDVYNAERFLSNGDYYTGHWADNFPHGRGKYWWTDGCMYVGDWHRGKTNGRGLFSWPSGAVYDGEFKNGYMDGAGTYSGPHGDMYKGNWVMNLKHGYGVKEYSNGDSYDGEWCRGMQEGQGTYKWKNGNYYVGQWKNGAFCGKGKMHWNDGNRYDGYWEDGFPKGNGTYKWGNGSFYVGNWSRNPNEQSGSYYPCGSTLVDGNFDWDPQEVYNVHLKTCWVCPGEKVLVMPSQKKLAVWRSSKGADPNVRPRRMSVDGRIEAGVDKDFSPFDRKLTGSRDDASLALDDFSTRGSPIRIPRVVKKQGETISKGHRNYELMLNLQLGIRHSVGRPGPPPSLDLKPSAFDPKEKVWTRFPPEGSKYTPPHQSCEFRWKDYCPLVFRTLRKLFQIDAADYMLSICGNEALRELSSPGKSGSFFYLTQDDRYMIKTMKKAEVKVLLRMLSAYYNHVRAYQNTLVTKYFGLHCVKLNGTAQKKVRFVIMGNLFCSEYTIHRRFDLKGSSLGRSTDKPEAELDANTILKDLDLNFLFRLQKTWFQEFRRQVDRDCDFLEQERIMDYSLLVGLHFREPNIAADLIPSGARTPTANGDSDTDSVPRLSRADMDRLLLDPAGWASIRLGVNMPARVERTERKSDYFEGQLVGEPTGEYYDVVMFFGIIDILQDYDITKKLEHAYKSMQYDPTSISAVDPRQYAKRFRDFVLKIFAEDA, encoded by the exons ATGAAGGCGTGGGAAGCAACGGTCCGAAAAACACAGGCTGCAGCTAAGAAGCGAGCAAACAACTTTTTTGGGACAGCACATGTACCTCATGCTAGTGACGACGAAAGTGAGCGTCATGAAGAAAATGTTATTGAAAACCAAAGCATCGGAGACGTGTACAATGCTGAGAGATTTTTGTCTAATGGTGATTACTACACGGGCCATTGGGCCGATAATTTTCCACATGGACGTGGGAAATATTGGTGGACAGATGGGTGTATGTATGTTGGTGACTGGCATAGAGGCAAAACAAATGGGAGAGGCTTGTTCAGCTGGCCTTCTGGGGCTGTTTATGATGGTGAATTTAAAAATGGATATATGGATGGTGCGGGGACTTATTCAGGACCTCATGGAGACATGTACAAGGGCAATTGGGTGATGAACTTGAAACATGGTTATGGTGTGAAAGAGTACTCGAATGGCGATTCATACGATGGAGAATGGTGCAGAGGAATGCAGGAAGGTCAGGGGACATATAAGTGGAAAAATGGGAATTATTATGTTGGCCAATGGAAGAATGGAGCATTTTGTGGAAAAGGGAAAATGCATTGGAATGATGGGAATAGGTATGATGGGTACTGGGAAGATGGTTTTCCTAAAGGGAATGGAACATATAAATGGGGCAATGGAAGTTTTTATGTTGGGAACTGGAGTAGGAATCCTAATGAGCAAAGTGGAAGTTATTATCCCTGTGGTTCGACGTTGGTTGATGGGAATTTTGATTGGGATCCTCAGGAGGTGTATAATGTTCATTTAAAGACGTGTTGGGTCTGTCCTGGAGAGAAAGTTCTTGTGATGCCATCTCAAAAGAAGTTGGCTGTTTGGCGATCATCTAAAGGTGCTGATCCAAATGTTAGGCCTAGGAGGATGTCGGTAGATGGAAGAATTGAGGCTGGTGTTGATAAAGATTTTAGTCCTTTTGATAGAAAACTTACAGGGTCAAGGGATGATGCTTCTTTGGCTCTTGATGATTTCAGCACAAGAGGTAGTCCTATTAGAATACCAAGAGTTGTGAAGAAGCAAGGGGAAACAATCTCTAAAGGCCATAGAAACTATGAGTTGATGCTTAATTTACAATTGGGAATCAG GCATTCTGTAGGAAGACCTGGTCCACCTCCGTCGCTAGATTTAAAGCCTTCTGCATTTGATCCAAAAGAAAAAGTTTGGACAAGATTTCCTCCAGAGGGATCGAAATACACTCCACCACACCAGTCTTGTGAATTTAGATGGAAAGATTATTGTCCATTAGTCTTTAG GACTTTGAGGAAGCTGTTCCAAATAGATGCAGCTGATTATATGTTATCAATATGTGGGAATGAGGCCCTTAGAGAACTCTCCTCTCCAGGAAAAAGTGGAAGTTTTTTTTACTTGACTCAAGATGATCGATACATGATCAAAACGATGAAAAAGGCTGAAGTAAAA GTCCTCCTAAGGATGCTCTCGGCCTATTATAACCATGTGCGTGCTTACCAGAACACTCTGGTTACCAAGTACTTTGGACTACATTGTGTAAAATTAAACGGAACAGCACAGAAGAAG GTACGCTTCGTTATCATGGGAAATCTCTTCTGTTCAGAATACACAATTCACAGACGATTTGACTTAAAAGGATCGTCTCTTGGACGTAGTACTGATAAGCCCGAAGCAGAGTTGGATGCTAACACGATTCTCAAAGATCTTGATCTAAATTTTTTGTTTCGACTACAGAAAACATGGTTTCAAGAATTCAGAAG GCAAGTTGACAGGGATTGTGACTTTCTTGAACAAGAGAGGATAATGGACTACAGCCTTCTAGTCGGGCTTCACTTCAGAGAACCAAACATTGCTGCTGATCTAATTCCCTCGGGAGCTCGAACACCTACTG CCAATGGTGATTCAGACACGGATTCAGTTCCTCGTCTTTCAAGAGCAGACATGGATAGACTTCTTCTAGACCCTGCAGG GTGGGCTAGTATAAGGTTGGGGGTGAATATGCCAGCAAGAGTTGAGAGGACAGAAAGAAAAAGTGATTATTTTGAGGGACAACTAGTAGGAGAACCAACTGGAGAATACTACGACGTTGTCATGTTTTTTGGTATCATTGACATACTTCAAGACTATGACATTACCAAGAAACTCGAGCATGCATACAAGTCCATGCAGTATGACCCAACTTCAATTTCAGCTGTTGATCCTAGACAATACGCTAAACGATTTCGTGATTTTGTTCTTAAGATATTTGCAGAAGATGCTTAA